The following are encoded in a window of Thermococcus sp. MV5 genomic DNA:
- a CDS encoding HIT domain-containing protein: MKLLWAPWRIEYIRSPKHNGCIFCDFPKENKDKERLILYKGKNAFIIMNNYPYNPGHVMIAPYRHVGKWEDLTDEELLEIMKLSQLIIKALKKAMNPDGFNMGVNLGRVAGAGIDDHVHFHVVPRWNGDTNFMPVLTNTKVVPESLEEAYKELKKAIDEILASE, from the coding sequence ATGAAACTCCTATGGGCACCATGGCGCATTGAATACATAAGATCCCCTAAACACAATGGTTGTATATTTTGTGATTTTCCAAAGGAAAACAAAGATAAAGAGAGGTTGATTCTTTACAAGGGGAAAAATGCATTTATAATTATGAACAATTACCCATACAACCCAGGTCATGTCATGATAGCTCCCTATAGACATGTTGGAAAATGGGAAGATCTTACCGATGAGGAGCTTTTAGAAATTATGAAACTATCCCAGCTTATAATAAAGGCATTGAAAAAAGCTATGAATCCTGATGGTTTTAATATGGGAGTGAATCTTGGGAGAGTTGCTGGGGCCGGAATTGATGATCATGTTCACTTTCATGTGGTCCCAAGATGGAATGGGGACACAAATTTCATGCCTGTATTAACTAACACAAAAGTTGTTCCAGAGTCGCTTGAAGAGGCGTATAAAGAGCTTAAAAAAGCAATAGATGAGATTTTGGCAAGTGAATGA
- a CDS encoding 2,3-bisphosphoglycerate-independent phosphoglycerate mutase — MKRKGILIILDGLGDRPLRELEGKTPLEYAKTPNMDKLAKIGILGQQDPISPGQPAGSDTAHLAIFGYDPYQTYRGRGFFEALGVGLNLNEDDLAFRVNFATIENETIIDRRAGRISTEEAHELAKAIQENVEISTDFIFVGATGHRAVLVLKGMAKGYKVGENDPHVEGKPPHKFEYEDEESKKVAKILEEFVEKAHKVLEKHPINKKRKEEGKPVANYLLIRGAGTYPNIPMKFTKQWKVKAAAVVATALVKGVARAIGFDVYTPNGATGEYNTDAIAKAKKVVELLNDYDFVFLHFKPTDAAGHDNNPKRKIEMIEMADKMIGYIIENIDLEETIIAITGDHSTPCEVKNHSADPVPLLIAGGGVRTDYTESFGERECMHGGIGRLRGKYIVPMMMDLMGRTEKFGA; from the coding sequence ATGAAAAGAAAGGGAATTCTTATCATTCTCGACGGTCTTGGAGATAGACCACTAAGAGAACTCGAGGGGAAAACTCCCCTTGAGTACGCAAAGACTCCAAATATGGACAAACTAGCAAAAATTGGAATCCTTGGACAACAAGACCCAATATCTCCTGGGCAACCTGCTGGGAGCGACACTGCACATCTTGCAATATTTGGTTATGACCCTTATCAAACATATAGGGGTAGAGGATTTTTTGAGGCCCTAGGGGTAGGCCTAAACTTGAATGAAGATGACCTAGCATTTAGAGTCAACTTTGCAACAATTGAAAACGAAACAATAATAGACAGAAGAGCCGGAAGAATTAGCACTGAAGAAGCCCATGAACTAGCAAAGGCCATCCAAGAAAACGTAGAAATCAGCACAGATTTTATATTTGTCGGTGCAACCGGCCACAGGGCTGTCCTCGTACTTAAAGGTATGGCCAAAGGTTATAAAGTGGGAGAAAATGACCCACACGTAGAAGGAAAACCTCCTCATAAGTTTGAGTATGAAGACGAGGAGAGTAAGAAAGTTGCTAAAATCTTAGAAGAATTTGTAGAGAAAGCCCACAAAGTTCTCGAAAAACATCCAATAAATAAGAAAAGAAAAGAAGAAGGCAAACCCGTTGCTAATTACCTCTTAATAAGGGGAGCAGGGACTTATCCAAATATACCAATGAAATTTACAAAGCAATGGAAAGTTAAAGCAGCTGCCGTAGTTGCCACAGCGTTAGTTAAGGGTGTTGCAAGAGCCATAGGATTTGATGTTTATACTCCCAACGGTGCAACTGGTGAATATAACACCGATGCAATCGCCAAAGCCAAAAAAGTAGTAGAGCTTCTCAACGATTATGACTTTGTATTCCTTCACTTCAAGCCAACAGATGCTGCGGGCCACGATAACAATCCAAAGAGAAAAATAGAAATGATAGAGATGGCCGATAAAATGATAGGGTATATTATTGAGAATATCGACTTAGAAGAGACCATAATAGCTATTACGGGAGATCATTCGACACCATGCGAAGTCAAAAACCACAGTGCGGATCCCGTACCTCTCCTAATAGCAGGAGGTGGAGTTAGGACTGATTACACAGAGAGCTTTGGAGAAAGAGAATGCATGCACGGTGGAATAGGAAGACTCAGAGGAAAGTACATAGTACCAATGATGATGGATTTAATGGGAAGGACAGAGAAATTTGGGGCTTAA
- a CDS encoding aminotransferase class I/II-fold pyridoxal phosphate-dependent enzyme has product MLRPVKFKAYHGGARKEGMLDFSASLNPYPPEWVNEVFERAKALSNRYLYWDKLEEELSNLIGENVTVTAGITEALYLLGILAIKERRKVVIPKHTYGEYERIARMFNANVIKGPNEPETLAKIVDKESIVFFCNPNNPDGKFYTPKELEPLIQTVEEKNSILVLDEAFIDFVKNAKSPKSENIVRLRTFTKSYGLPGIRVGYVIGFESAFKSVRMPWSIGSLGYAFLESVINDEFKHLEQTMPLIWKEKDRIERILNVQSDANFFIKYVGDAERVAKILEQRGILVRECSSFGLSGYIRFSIRRKEENDILIKSIKSF; this is encoded by the coding sequence ATGCTCAGACCAGTTAAATTCAAAGCTTATCACGGCGGTGCAAGAAAAGAGGGTATGTTAGATTTTTCCGCTTCTTTAAATCCTTATCCTCCGGAATGGGTAAATGAGGTATTTGAACGTGCTAAGGCATTAAGCAATCGCTATCTTTATTGGGATAAACTTGAAGAAGAGCTTTCAAACTTAATTGGCGAAAACGTAACAGTCACGGCAGGAATAACTGAGGCTCTGTACTTACTTGGAATCCTTGCGATAAAGGAAAGAAGGAAAGTAGTTATCCCAAAGCACACCTACGGAGAATACGAAAGAATTGCAAGAATGTTTAATGCCAATGTTATCAAAGGCCCAAATGAGCCAGAAACACTAGCAAAAATAGTTGATAAAGAGAGTATTGTTTTCTTCTGCAATCCAAACAATCCAGATGGAAAATTTTATACACCAAAGGAACTCGAGCCTTTAATTCAAACAGTGGAAGAGAAGAATTCAATTCTTGTATTGGATGAAGCTTTTATAGACTTTGTAAAGAATGCAAAAAGTCCTAAAAGCGAAAACATAGTGAGATTGAGAACATTCACAAAAAGTTATGGTCTTCCTGGGATTAGAGTTGGCTATGTCATTGGGTTTGAGAGTGCGTTTAAAAGTGTGAGAATGCCGTGGAGCATTGGATCCCTTGGTTATGCGTTTCTGGAGTCGGTCATAAATGATGAATTTAAACACCTAGAACAAACAATGCCGTTAATCTGGAAGGAAAAGGATAGAATAGAACGAATACTAAATGTACAAAGCGATGCGAATTTCTTCATTAAATATGTAGGTGATGCAGAACGGGTTGCCAAGATACTTGAACAAAGGGGGATACTTGTTAGGGAGTGCTCAAGCTTTGGACTTTCGGGATATATACGATTCAGCATAAGAAGAAAAGAGGAAAATGACATCCTTATAAAATCGATTAAGAGTTTTTAA
- the thyX gene encoding FAD-dependent thymidylate synthase, whose protein sequence is MKDTKVKLINYTPRPLETITWAALISYWDKWESEAFDRITKGDVKKHLPKVLSYGHESILEHATFTFAIEGCSRTCTHQLVRHRLASYTQQSMRYIKLNPEDVEETFVIPKSVRDNPELYEKWKKLMEETIKLYEESYAKGIHQEDARFILPQAVRTKIVVTMNLRELKHFLGFRACARAQWEINHIAWKMLEEIAKIKELKPIIEWAKLGPRCIALGYCPEKELMPPGCLKMTKEKWKKLMEV, encoded by the coding sequence ATGAAGGACACAAAAGTCAAGCTCATAAATTACACCCCAAGACCTCTAGAAACCATAACCTGGGCAGCTTTGATAAGCTATTGGGACAAGTGGGAAAGCGAAGCATTCGACCGGATAACAAAAGGGGATGTAAAAAAGCATTTGCCCAAGGTTCTCTCTTATGGGCATGAAAGCATCCTAGAACACGCAACCTTTACCTTCGCTATTGAAGGATGTTCTAGAACTTGCACTCATCAACTTGTTCGTCATAGATTAGCAAGCTACACACAGCAATCAATGCGGTACATCAAACTAAACCCTGAAGATGTTGAAGAAACCTTTGTGATACCAAAAAGCGTTAGAGATAACCCAGAACTCTATGAGAAATGGAAAAAACTTATGGAAGAAACTATTAAACTCTACGAAGAGAGCTACGCCAAAGGTATACACCAAGAAGATGCACGTTTCATTCTACCACAGGCCGTGAGAACCAAAATAGTTGTAACAATGAACCTGAGAGAGCTCAAGCACTTTCTTGGATTTAGAGCGTGTGCAAGAGCACAATGGGAAATTAACCACATCGCATGGAAGATGCTAGAGGAAATCGCCAAAATAAAAGAGCTAAAACCCATAATAGAATGGGCTAAACTAGGCCCTCGGTGTATAGCCTTAGGATACTGTCCCGAGAAAGAGCTCATGCCACCTGGATGCTTAAAAATGACAAAGGAGAAGTGGAAAAAGTTAATGGAAGTGTGA
- the argF gene encoding ornithine carbamoyltransferase yields MVVSLAGRDILCLQDFTREELETILKTAEMMKIWNKIGKPHRVLEGKTLAMIFQKPSTRTRISFEVGIYQLGGYGLYLNAQDLQLRRGETIADTARVLSRYVDGIMARVFDHQDVVDLAKYASVPVINGLSDFSHPCQALADYMTIKEKKGRIEGLKVVYVGDGNNVAHSLMIAGTKLGANVVVATPEGYEPDAKVIKWAEQNAAESGGSFELLHDPIQAVKDADVIYTDVWASMGQEAEAEQRKKIFAPFQVNKDLVKHAKPDYIFMHCLPAHRGEEVTDDVVDSPNSVVFDEAENRLHAQKAAMALVMGGIKF; encoded by the coding sequence ATGGTAGTAAGTTTGGCTGGAAGAGATATTTTGTGTCTCCAAGACTTTACTAGAGAGGAACTTGAAACAATCCTTAAAACAGCTGAAATGATGAAAATATGGAACAAAATAGGAAAGCCACACCGTGTTCTTGAGGGTAAGACTTTAGCAATGATTTTCCAAAAGCCATCGACAAGAACAAGGATAAGCTTTGAGGTTGGTATTTATCAGCTAGGTGGCTATGGATTATATTTGAATGCCCAAGATCTCCAGTTGAGAAGAGGAGAGACAATAGCTGACACCGCAAGAGTGCTAAGCAGATATGTCGATGGTATAATGGCAAGGGTTTTTGACCACCAGGATGTCGTGGATTTGGCAAAGTATGCAAGTGTACCTGTCATAAACGGTCTGAGTGACTTTTCACACCCATGTCAGGCTCTGGCTGATTATATGACGATTAAAGAGAAGAAGGGTAGGATTGAAGGATTAAAAGTAGTTTATGTTGGTGATGGAAATAACGTTGCTCACTCTCTCATGATTGCTGGAACAAAGTTAGGAGCCAATGTAGTTGTGGCAACACCTGAGGGCTATGAACCTGATGCAAAGGTCATTAAGTGGGCAGAGCAAAATGCTGCAGAGAGTGGAGGAAGCTTCGAGCTTTTGCATGATCCAATACAAGCTGTTAAGGATGCAGATGTAATCTACACTGATGTGTGGGCCTCAATGGGTCAGGAGGCTGAGGCAGAGCAAAGAAAGAAGATATTTGCCCCGTTCCAGGTTAACAAAGACCTCGTTAAGCATGCAAAGCCAGACTACATCTTTATGCACTGCCTTCCAGCTCACAGAGGAGAAGAAGTTACTGACGACGTAGTGGACTCTCCAAATAGTGTAGTCTTTGATGAAGCAGAAAACAGATTGCATGCACAAAAGGCAGCCATGGCTCTTGTCATGGGTGGAATTAAGTTCTGA
- a CDS encoding Na+/H+ antiporter NhaC family protein, translating into MTDYGILSLLPPLVAIGLAILTKRVLFALFFGVWVGGLLVAGGDPIGATTQTLKWIVFNIASAWEENGQLVTDLWNTRILLFDALIGAGVALIYKAGGMNAIAKAVTKKVKSSKAASLMAAIFGTLIFFDDYTNTIIVGNTMRPITDRARVSREFLAYADDSTAAPVAVLAVVSTWIGYELGLLKDAIASVGESISAYSAWFASWPYRFYPILAIILVYLVAITHKHYGPMLKAEYRARREGKVLRDGAQPMMTTEVDVGMPIEGKESVWVFILPVLTLIGLTFLGLWVTGGGSATYAEGGFQEVLSNADSTWALVWGSFGMVVVAMALVIGMKIMNLKEVEETVVAGMKQMHFAMMILILAWSIKSACDAVGTANYVVRVASNVLSPGLVPLVVFIVAAFISFTTGTSWGTFAIMMPIAVPLAYQLSGSFGPVVYASIASVFAGGVFGDHCSPISDTTIMSSMFSGCDHIDHVSTQIPYSLTAAVVGALMLLLFAIGLTNGWLLLAIAIPLLIGLHYLLSKWYGKKVGIPHGKVPLYIVEEELKGKGGAIPKGAVIGED; encoded by the coding sequence ATGACAGATTATGGGATACTATCTCTTTTGCCACCATTGGTGGCCATAGGTCTAGCAATATTGACAAAAAGAGTACTATTTGCATTATTCTTCGGAGTATGGGTTGGCGGACTCTTAGTTGCAGGAGGAGATCCAATAGGAGCAACAACTCAAACACTTAAATGGATTGTTTTTAATATAGCCTCAGCGTGGGAAGAAAACGGCCAACTGGTTACTGATCTCTGGAACACAAGAATATTGCTCTTCGACGCATTAATTGGTGCAGGTGTAGCTTTAATCTATAAAGCAGGTGGAATGAATGCCATTGCAAAGGCCGTAACAAAGAAGGTTAAAAGCAGTAAAGCCGCTTCTTTAATGGCAGCAATCTTTGGAACCCTGATTTTCTTCGATGATTATACAAACACCATTATAGTTGGTAACACAATGAGGCCAATAACAGATAGAGCGAGAGTATCAAGAGAGTTTTTGGCTTATGCTGATGATTCCACAGCCGCCCCTGTAGCAGTTTTAGCCGTTGTTTCAACTTGGATAGGCTATGAACTTGGACTCTTGAAAGATGCAATAGCAAGTGTTGGAGAAAGCATAAGCGCCTATTCAGCATGGTTTGCAAGCTGGCCCTATAGATTCTACCCAATATTAGCAATAATTCTAGTTTACCTCGTAGCGATTACCCATAAACACTATGGACCCATGCTTAAAGCAGAATACAGGGCAAGAAGGGAGGGCAAGGTACTCAGAGATGGGGCTCAACCTATGATGACTACCGAAGTTGATGTTGGAATGCCAATTGAAGGAAAGGAAAGCGTTTGGGTGTTTATACTCCCCGTGTTAACGTTGATAGGGCTAACATTCCTTGGATTATGGGTCACTGGCGGAGGAAGTGCAACTTATGCGGAAGGAGGCTTCCAAGAGGTTCTTTCAAATGCAGACTCTACGTGGGCTCTTGTATGGGGTTCATTTGGAATGGTCGTCGTTGCAATGGCACTCGTTATTGGAATGAAGATCATGAACCTCAAAGAAGTTGAAGAAACAGTTGTTGCAGGTATGAAGCAGATGCACTTTGCAATGATGATTCTCATCCTCGCATGGAGCATTAAGAGTGCCTGTGATGCTGTTGGAACAGCGAATTATGTGGTTAGAGTTGCATCAAACGTTCTCTCTCCAGGGTTAGTTCCGTTAGTTGTGTTCATTGTGGCAGCGTTCATCTCATTCACCACAGGAACTTCTTGGGGAACATTCGCCATAATGATGCCAATTGCAGTACCCTTGGCCTATCAGCTGAGCGGAAGCTTTGGCCCAGTAGTTTATGCAAGCATAGCCTCAGTTTTTGCTGGTGGTGTCTTTGGAGACCACTGCTCACCAATAAGTGATACCACAATCATGAGCTCAATGTTCTCTGGCTGTGATCATATTGATCACGTCAGTACGCAAATTCCATACTCACTTACTGCAGCGGTTGTTGGAGCCTTGATGCTACTATTGTTTGCCATAGGGCTAACAAACGGCTGGCTATTACTGGCTATTGCAATACCTCTACTAATAGGACTCCACTATCTCCTAAGTAAATGGTACGGCAAGAAAGTCGGCATTCCTCATGGAAAAGTACCATTGTATATTGTAGAAGAAGAACTCAAAGGAAAAGGCGGCGCCATTCCCAAGGGAGCCGTTATAGGAGAGGACTGA
- a CDS encoding HAD family hydrolase, with protein sequence MIKLISFDVWNTLLDINVMLESLVKALSEILETPEKEIIEKVLKTREEIKNMRKSQSGDPKKALKESQELLAKALKVDVEIIKRAAARATLNVDEGIVLPGVKTTLENLKEKYIITTTGNVMFWPSAYTRLILEKFRIAEYITKQFYSDEIGAYKPMKEAFLAPLKYFNISPEEAIHIGDTKAEDFEGALNAGLYACWINPKTDKIGKIHNRGFVIRGVKDLPEVLSISKL encoded by the coding sequence ATGATCAAGCTAATCTCTTTTGACGTGTGGAATACTCTTTTGGACATCAATGTCATGCTCGAAAGTTTAGTTAAAGCACTCTCAGAGATCCTAGAAACCCCAGAGAAAGAAATCATAGAGAAAGTTCTAAAAACACGGGAGGAAATCAAAAACATGAGAAAATCTCAGAGTGGAGACCCAAAGAAGGCCCTTAAAGAAAGTCAAGAACTTTTAGCCAAAGCCCTTAAAGTGGATGTTGAAATAATAAAACGAGCAGCAGCCAGAGCAACTTTGAACGTAGATGAGGGGATAGTCCTCCCAGGGGTTAAAACAACTCTAGAAAATCTCAAGGAAAAGTACATAATCACTACAACAGGCAACGTCATGTTCTGGCCTTCAGCCTATACCAGACTCATTTTAGAGAAATTTAGGATAGCAGAATACATAACAAAACAATTTTATTCAGACGAAATTGGAGCATATAAGCCAATGAAAGAGGCATTTTTAGCCCCATTAAAATACTTCAATATCTCTCCAGAGGAAGCTATACACATTGGAGATACTAAAGCCGAGGACTTTGAAGGGGCCCTTAATGCAGGCCTTTATGCATGCTGGATAAATCCGAAAACTGATAAAATTGGCAAGATTCACAATAGAGGATTTGTAATTAGGGGAGTTAAGGACCTTCCAGAAGTTCTCTCTATTTCCAAACTTTAA